One part of the Tunicatimonas pelagia genome encodes these proteins:
- a CDS encoding lamin tail domain-containing protein: MPYRLIKGEFHVHYPDLPLSGPEPDGDTIKFLPDNPSLVDALSASGRSATFNRRGMINLRFEGIDALETHFGDSHQNLNWAEAARDELLARIGFTNIAFAERNPNKIASIDNHPQRGYVLANNLDTFGRIIAFVYVGDAEQVDGAQLFIEEAHVTRSLNYQLLEAGLAYPAFYTSLPTDLRKILAQLVRGKRPEGVGLWPEATANTQQTASFTEGLAEIEELVIWPKLFRRLVSYVGSGFTTLAQFDAWLREDPVNRDDRVLLPNGELGNMHDVIDVISPLQLRMNYEPEDLVIVPDGEIVLPPPAPVKPSIGKSIRIVAALVNPLGKETGQERVTLLNVSPHDQDIKEWTIADSVGKSAPLTELLDSDVIAAGNVVQITLDSRVRLNNTGDTITLFDNNGSMVDQVSYTRKEGQAEGVTLVF; the protein is encoded by the coding sequence ATGCCCTACCGACTGATTAAAGGTGAATTCCACGTTCACTACCCCGATCTTCCCCTTTCAGGTCCTGAACCCGATGGCGATACCATAAAGTTCCTACCCGATAATCCTAGCTTGGTAGATGCCCTTAGTGCTAGCGGACGAAGTGCTACCTTTAACCGACGGGGTATGATCAATCTGCGATTTGAAGGAATTGATGCGCTGGAAACCCACTTTGGCGATAGTCACCAGAACTTGAATTGGGCGGAAGCGGCTCGTGATGAGCTTTTGGCGCGAATTGGATTTACCAATATTGCGTTTGCCGAACGTAACCCGAATAAAATTGCATCCATTGATAATCATCCGCAGCGAGGCTACGTTTTAGCCAATAATCTGGATACCTTCGGTCGGATTATCGCTTTTGTGTACGTCGGGGATGCTGAACAAGTAGACGGCGCCCAACTTTTTATTGAAGAAGCCCATGTAACCCGCAGTCTTAATTATCAATTATTAGAAGCTGGACTGGCGTACCCAGCATTCTACACCTCGCTACCCACTGACTTACGCAAAATTCTGGCACAACTAGTTCGGGGTAAACGGCCAGAAGGAGTAGGGTTATGGCCAGAGGCAACCGCCAATACTCAGCAGACAGCAAGTTTTACCGAGGGTTTAGCCGAAATAGAAGAATTAGTCATATGGCCTAAGCTATTCCGGCGGTTAGTTTCTTACGTTGGCTCTGGATTTACTACACTCGCTCAGTTTGATGCCTGGCTACGCGAAGACCCCGTAAACCGCGATGACCGGGTGCTATTGCCCAACGGAGAACTCGGCAACATGCACGATGTAATTGATGTAATCTCGCCATTACAACTTCGTATGAACTACGAACCTGAAGATTTGGTCATTGTCCCCGATGGTGAAATTGTACTGCCTCCGCCAGCTCCAGTAAAACCCAGTATCGGCAAAAGTATCCGCATCGTGGCAGCATTGGTAAACCCACTGGGAAAGGAAACCGGACAGGAGCGAGTAACTTTACTCAACGTAAGTCCGCACGATCAAGATATTAAAGAGTGGACGATAGCCGACAGTGTAGGCAAGTCTGCCCCGCTAACCGAACTATTGGATTCTGATGTAATTGCTGCTGGGAATGTAGTGCAGATCACGCTAGATTCTCGCGTAAGACTTAATAATACTGGAGATACGATTACACTCTTTGACAATAACGGTTCAATGGTAGATCAAGTCTCTTATACTCGCAAGGAAGGGCAGGCAGAAGGGGTAACGCTGGTGTTTTAA
- a CDS encoding WbuC family cupin fold metalloprotein: protein MKLHQISPNATLSQHKQVATITQELIDQKAQDARESDRKRNIHVLHTGDEDTLQRMLNAFQPGTYVAPHRHVAVPKAEMVLVIQGSLGFVRFADDGTYQPEDFVYMNPNEGLLGVDYRAGVWHTFIALEPDTVVLEVKPGPYNAATDKEFAPWAPQEGEEGTAKYLADLEDHFRQHFQLLPSLFGDE, encoded by the coding sequence ATGAAACTCCACCAAATCTCACCTAACGCTACTCTTTCGCAACATAAGCAAGTAGCTACAATCACCCAGGAACTAATTGACCAAAAAGCCCAGGATGCCCGCGAGAGTGACCGAAAGCGGAATATTCACGTACTACACACGGGTGATGAAGATACCTTGCAACGAATGCTTAATGCGTTTCAGCCAGGTACTTACGTAGCCCCGCATCGGCACGTAGCGGTACCCAAAGCCGAAATGGTGCTAGTCATCCAAGGTAGTTTAGGATTTGTGCGCTTTGCCGATGATGGCACGTATCAGCCAGAAGATTTCGTGTATATGAATCCGAACGAAGGCTTGCTAGGAGTGGACTACCGAGCCGGAGTGTGGCACACCTTCATTGCGCTAGAACCCGACACTGTAGTGCTGGAAGTAAAACCCGGCCCCTACAATGCCGCTACCGATAAAGAATTTGCCCCTTGGGCACCGCAGGAAGGCGAAGAAGGTACGGCTAAGTACTTAGCCGATTTAGAAGATCACTTCCGCCAACACTTTCAACTTCTCCCAAGCTTATTTGGTGACGAATAA
- a CDS encoding RNA polymerase sigma factor, translating to MTDQQLVEGCRQGSRCAQRQLFEQYQRPMYSTVYRITNDEDNAHDVLQEGFIQVFKDIGQFKGTGSLGGWIKTIMVRKALRKIQYEKRYEPLLPNSDADPIVWPNDLSGEVLDQAIREIPAKCRAVFLLIEVEGYAHREVADMLAISEGTSKSQLHYAKQLLRTKLKSWYS from the coding sequence ATGACTGACCAGCAGTTGGTGGAAGGGTGCCGACAAGGTAGCCGATGCGCGCAACGCCAACTGTTTGAGCAGTACCAACGCCCGATGTACTCTACCGTTTATCGCATTACGAACGATGAAGATAACGCGCACGATGTGCTACAGGAGGGATTCATCCAGGTATTTAAAGACATTGGGCAGTTTAAAGGAACCGGGTCATTAGGTGGTTGGATTAAAACCATTATGGTGAGAAAGGCACTACGGAAAATTCAGTACGAAAAACGTTATGAGCCTTTGCTACCTAATTCAGATGCTGATCCAATAGTCTGGCCCAACGATTTGAGTGGCGAGGTGCTCGATCAGGCCATTCGCGAAATTCCTGCCAAGTGCCGAGCTGTGTTTCTACTGATTGAAGTAGAAGGATACGCGCACCGGGAAGTAGCCGATATGCTCGCAATCTCGGAAGGAACCTCTAAGTCGCAGCTACACTACGCCAAACAGCTATTACGAACAAAATTAAAATCGTGGTACTCATGA
- a CDS encoding aminopeptidase P family protein: MKINFLLGLSLVLSISFSTQAQNKNLPDDLLSSDFHQGRREALRTKMPENSVAVIFSNPVRNRANDVNYVYHQDPNFYYLTGHREPHSVLLLFKDKQRINGQRTDELIIVRQRNALQELYDGARMGKEGAKTELGFSVAYEGTEFADLPIDFSTFDQVLFYDFHNDVRDIKEKGDLHDLILAFRRKARYPKNYSQILGLEPEQNNLNTRMLDSLMQELRGIKTAEELDLLRKAVKISALGQKEVMKAIRPGMSELEVQGMHEFIYKKYRAEYEGYPSIVGAGHNGCVLHYIENYKPEIEDGELILMDLGAEYHGYTADVTRTIPVNGKFTQEQKIIYDLVYKAQEAGMAVCRAGATFKEIYQATAEVVNQGLVDLGIYKSLEKEDIINPATGRNRYYPHGCCHHIGLDVHDKGNYDTLRANMVITIEPGIYIPEGSPCDPKWWDIPVRIEDDFLVTEDGYELLSNAAPRRSEEVEGVMKEESFFNRADLPALDGEE, encoded by the coding sequence ATGAAAATCAACTTTCTGTTAGGCTTATCACTAGTATTGAGTATAAGCTTTTCTACCCAGGCTCAGAATAAAAACCTACCGGACGATCTGCTCTCATCGGATTTTCACCAAGGGCGGCGGGAAGCGTTGCGGACGAAGATGCCGGAAAACTCGGTAGCCGTTATTTTTTCCAATCCGGTACGAAACCGAGCTAATGATGTAAATTACGTCTACCACCAAGACCCGAATTTTTACTACCTAACCGGGCACCGCGAGCCCCATTCGGTATTACTTTTATTCAAGGACAAGCAGCGTATTAACGGTCAGCGTACCGACGAGTTGATTATTGTTCGGCAGCGTAATGCGTTACAAGAACTATACGATGGAGCCCGGATGGGTAAAGAAGGGGCTAAGACCGAACTAGGGTTTTCGGTAGCCTACGAAGGAACTGAGTTCGCTGACCTTCCGATTGACTTCTCTACATTTGACCAAGTGCTGTTCTATGATTTTCATAATGATGTGCGGGATATAAAAGAGAAAGGCGACTTACACGACCTGATTTTGGCATTCAGACGAAAAGCGCGTTATCCTAAGAATTACTCTCAAATACTGGGACTAGAGCCTGAGCAAAATAATTTAAATACTAGAATGTTGGATAGCCTGATGCAGGAATTGCGCGGTATCAAAACCGCCGAAGAACTGGATTTACTTCGTAAAGCAGTCAAGATTTCGGCATTAGGGCAAAAAGAAGTAATGAAGGCAATACGCCCGGGCATGTCAGAACTAGAAGTGCAGGGGATGCACGAGTTTATCTACAAAAAGTACCGAGCCGAGTACGAGGGTTACCCTAGCATTGTAGGAGCCGGGCACAACGGCTGCGTACTGCACTACATTGAAAATTATAAACCGGAAATTGAAGACGGCGAATTGATTCTGATGGATTTGGGCGCCGAGTACCACGGCTACACCGCCGATGTTACCCGCACTATTCCCGTGAACGGGAAGTTTACCCAAGAGCAAAAAATCATTTACGATCTGGTATATAAAGCTCAGGAAGCCGGTATGGCAGTTTGCCGAGCGGGAGCTACCTTCAAAGAAATTTACCAGGCAACTGCCGAGGTGGTTAACCAGGGCTTAGTGGACTTGGGAATCTACAAAAGTCTGGAGAAAGAAGATATCATTAATCCGGCTACCGGACGCAACCGTTACTATCCGCACGGCTGCTGCCACCACATTGGTCTGGACGTACATGATAAAGGCAATTACGATACGCTACGCGCCAATATGGTGATCACCATTGAACCCGGCATCTACATTCCCGAAGGCAGCCCCTGCGACCCTAAGTGGTGGGACATTCCCGTGCGGATTGAAGACGATTTTCTGGTGACCGAAGACGGCTACGAGCTGCTTTCCAACGCCGCTCCTCGGCGAAGCGAAGAGGTTGAGGGAGTGATGAAAGAAGAAAGTTTCTTCAACCGTGCTGATTTGCCTGCTTTGGATGGGGAAGAATAG